A genome region from Triticum aestivum cultivar Chinese Spring chromosome 2B, IWGSC CS RefSeq v2.1, whole genome shotgun sequence includes the following:
- the LOC123045064 gene encoding phospholipase A-2-activating protein, with product MAEYHLSAQLHGHEDDVRGICICGDVGVATSSRDKTVRFWTQHPEKKREYVLSKTLVGHSSFVGPMVWAPPSDRFPEGAIVSGGMDTLVLLWNLHTGEVVRTMKGHTSQVTGLAIDDNGDIISSSMDCTLRRWRDGNAVEVWEAHKVAVQTVLKLPSGELFTGSSDSTIKLWKGRTCLHTFSGHADTVRCLAQMPGMGILSASHDGTIKLWALTGQPLLEMIGHTSLVYSVDAHSSGLIASGSEDRSVKIWKDGICVQSIEHPGCIWDAKFLDNGDVVTACSDGVVRIWTTDNNRFCSDEELATYTDIISQYTLSRKTVGGLKLMDLPGVEALQVQGNTDGQTLIVREGDNGVAYSWNSKELKWDKIGEVVDGPGDAAQGQVYDGAHYDFVFNVDIGDGEPIRKLPYNRSDDPYAVADKWLLKENLPLTYRQQVVEFILQNSGQNNFVPDPSFRDPYTGGNAYVPGQSSSSNGSAPKQTFKHIPKNGMLLFETAQFEGILKKITEFSATLASDSEQKHLSLSEADFSRLAAIVKVLKNTSFYHTSKLADADIVLLLKILKSWPSQMMFPVVDFLRVFVLHPDGATLLLKTIESGNDVPMETFRKAVAIPVHSPNVLTILKAVTNLFDNSCLHQWLKTHCAEIIDSFSSCKPSFSKNAHLAYATLLLNYSVLSIQSKDEQSQAQILSAALEIAEDDAQDADSKYRALVAIGSLMLNGLVKSIALDLDVKSVASSAKASMDSKIAEVGADIELLTR from the exons GTTCGTGGGATCTGTATCTGTGGTGATGTGGGGGTTGCAACATCATCAAGAGATAAAACAGTGAGATTCTGGACGCAGCACCCGGAAAAGAAGCGCGAATATGTCCTCTCAAAAACACTTGTAGGACATTCAAGTTTTGTTGGCCCGATGGTTTGGGCCCCACCTTCTGATCGCTTTCCGGAAGGAGCGATTGTTTCTGGTGGCATGGATACACTAGTATTGCTATGGAATTTGCATACAGGAGAAGTTGTTAGAACAATGAAGGGTCACACCTCACAGGTGACTGGTCTTGCTATCGACGACAACGGTGACATTATATCTTCATCGATGGATTG TACTTTAAGAAGGTGGAGAGATGGCAATGCTGTAGAAGTTTGGGAGGCTCATAAAGTTGCAGTGCAAACTGTTCTAAAGCTGCCCTCGGGAGAACTATTTACGG GTTCAAGTGATTCCACCATTAAACTTTGGAAAGGAAGGACTTGTCTCCATACATTCTCTGGGCATGCAG ACACTGTTCGATGTTTAGCACAGATGCCAGGGATGGGTATACTTTCTGCATCACATGATGG AACTATAAAATTATGGGCATTAACTGGGCAACCCCTGTTGGAGATGATTGGCCATACCTCTCTTGTATATTCTGTGGATGCGCATTCATCTGGTCTAATTGCTAGTGGCAGTGAAGATCGCTCTGTCAAGATATGGAAAG ATGGAATCTGTGTTCAGAGCATTGAACACCCAGGATGTATATGGGATGCTAAATTTTTGGATAATGGAGATGTTGTTACTGCATGTTCTGACGGAGTTGTGAGGATATGGACAACCGACAATAATAGGTTCTGCAGTGATGAGGAACTTGCAACATATACCGATATTATTTCTCAGTACACACTAAGCAG AAAGACTGTTGGTGGACTGAAGTTGATGGATCTACCAGGAGTTGAGGCACTGCAAGTTCAAG GAAACACTGATGGGCAAACTCTAATTGTTAGAGAGGGGGATAACGGTGTTGCTTATTCATGGAATTCAAAAGAGCTAAAATGGGACAAA ATTGGTGAAGTGGTGGATGGACCTGGGGATGCTGCACAAGGTCAGGTTTATGATGGTGCTCACTATGACTTCG TTTTTAATGTTGACATTGGAGATGGAGAGCCCATTCGGAAACTGCCCTACAATCGATCAG ATGATCCATACGCAGTTGCAGACAAATGGCTCCTGAAAGAAAATCTTCCATTGACATATCGCCAGCAAGTTGTAGAATTCATACTGCAAAATTCTGGGCAGAACAATTTTGTTCCAGATCCATCTTTCCGCGATCCTTATACTGGGG GTAATGCATATGTACCCGGGCAATCGTCTTCGTCAAATG GTAGTGCCCCAAAACAAACTTTCAAGCACATACCAAAG AACGGAATGTTACTATTTGAGACGGCTCAGTTTGAGGGAATCCTTAAGAAAATTACAGAATTCAGTGCAACACTTGCATCTGACTCG GAACAAAAACATCTATCCTTGTCTGAGGCAGACTTTTCAAGATTAGCTGCTATAGTGAAAGTATTGAAAAATACATCATTTTATCACACAAGCAAGCTTGCAGATGCTGACATCGTGTTGTTGCTAAAAATATTGAAGTCTTGGCCTTCACAGATGATGTTTCCAG TTGTTGATTTTCTGAGGGTGTTTGTGTTGCATCCTGACGGGGCTACTTTACTTCTTAAGACCATCGAAAGTGGAAACG ATGTACCCATGGAAACCTTCCGTAAGGCTGTAGCAATACCTGTGCACTCACCGAATGTGCTTACAATCCTCAAAGCAGTTACTAACTTATTTGACAACTCATGCTTACACCAATGGTTGAAAACCCATTGTGCTGAG ATTATTGATTCTTTCTCGAGCTGCAAGCCGTCTTTTAGCAAGAACGCTCACTTGGCATATGCCACACTTTTACTGAA CTATTCTGTTCTTTCAATTCAATCGAAGGATGAACAAAGTCAGGCACAAATTCTTTCTGCGGCCCTTGAA ATTGCTGAAGACGATGCCCAAGATGCCGATTCAAAATACAGGGCCCTTGTTGCAATCGGCTCTCTT ATGTTGAACGGCCTGGTCAAGTCCATCGCCCTTGACCTCGACGTGAAGAGCGTCGCAAGCAGCGCAAAAGCTTCCATGGACTCGAAGATCGCCGAAGTCGGAGCTGATATTGAGCTGCTAACAAGATGA